gccagaaacctagccctgggggctgaaccatcagcaAACAggtgagtttaaactattcttatgcagggaacaggcttttctctctttctctctcattcagtctccttttcttaccggtcctccctCCGTCCTGGCcggtaccagcttactttcacctctgggtgcaGGGAAGATGCATGCAAGCCAGAAGCGTTAAGGGTCTCACTAGACaaggcaaagggtgggagggaaaagggaGACCCAGCGAGGGGAAGGGACTGCCCCGGGCCATGCAGCAGGTTGGTGCCTgagcagggatagagcccaagtCTGTGGCGTCTGGGAGGTGCCCACAGCTGCTTGGCCATGTTGCCCCATTGAAGGCTGGGAGGAAGCATGTCTGGGCCAGGGGAAGGCCCAGCCTGAGGGCTGCTGGCTCCATCCAACTGGTGGGGAGCTGTTGCGCCAGGCCTGCTGGGTGTGAGAAACACAGTGCAGAGAGGCAGGTGTTGGTGTGAAGGCCGGGAGCGGTATCTCGTCCCTGCTGCCTGTGGACCACAGGTGTGCGCTGCACACTCAGTAAGGCTGGGATAAGGCTGGGAAAGACAGCTGCTTCTGACAGCAGTGGGGTCAGCACAGGAGAAGAGTTTATCGGCCATGCCCTGGCAGTTTGGTGACCCGGGCACAGGGAGAGGGGGGATGGGGTAACAGAGGTGCAAAAGGAGGAGAGCTCCCCTCCCCTAAATGCCCCCCATCAGGCACGGGCCCAAGCCAAAGTCCTGGGTCACTGGCATCCTGGCCTAGTCCTGCAGAACTGACCTTGCTGGCCGGGGGCAGTGATATCAACCGGCACCATTTCCCTTCCTGGGCGCTATGAAGCCTGGGCAGAGTGCCCCGAAAGGTccctggggctggcccaggctTGCTCCTgtaagaggtgggggggggggcatactGCCGGTGGCACCCTGTGCAATGCAGCCTGCTTGAGGGGCAGTGCTGTAAAGAGAATGCAAGGGGGCGTCTCAGCTCCGCCCCCTTCTCTCCAGGCATGGGTTGGGGTGTCTAGTTTCCTGTGGTGAGGACCCTGCCCACCCAGATGAGTCCAGGCCCTGCCTGGGCCCCAGAAGCAGCTGATTGTGATGCTCAGTGGAATGGCATGGGGGAGCAGATCAGGGGAGACTCTGGTGTTCCCTTTGCAATGGGCCGCCAGCAGGGCACATGCAGAGTGTCACACACCAGTGCAGAGGAAAAGCCTGTTTTCCTCCTGGAAACGGGCCATGTTCGGCACCCTTCTGATGGCAGCTAACCCCTCTCTTTGCCACGGGAGCCAGCCTGGAAAGCAAACCAGCTGCCCTGCTTCTAAAAATACATCCACTTCAGAAAAAAAGTGCCCAAGACTCCTGCCAATACAGTAATCAATAGTGGTATCACGGGGTGAGGGGGGGCATGTTTGCCTTGCAGCAGATGTTCCCATGGCCCCCAACCCCCTCACTGGCCCTACTGTGACCCACACTGGCACTAGGGATAAAAGCCCTGCAGCCTTGTCTGCCCTGTCTGCACGCCTCAGCCTCGTTGCTAGCATGGCTGCTCTGTGGCTGCTCTCCTGCCTGGCGCTCCTCGGCGCGGCTCATGGTAAGCCAGGCGGGCCCTTTTCTGCTTGGGCTGCAGAATTCATTAAACGACAGCCTCACCCGGGCTCAGGAGGCACTGTATGGGGACATAGCAGCACATACTGTGCTGGTCAGGCTGGGAGCTAGAGAGACGCCCTGAGCTGGCTGTGTCCAGGAATCGCCTTTAGCTTCATCAGCTGGAAGGCAGTGTGGCACAGGGGACAGGGCACTCTCTTGGGACCTAGGAGATGTGTGTTCTATTCCTGATTGTGCTGCTGGGTGATCCTAGGCATtgcacttccctgctctgtgcctcagtttctcctctgatgatcctgatctcctttgtaaagggctttgatcTTGCTTGATTAAAAGCCCTTAAGTCCTGAATCTGCTGCTATTGCACTTGTCAGCAGCCAAAATGCTGCACCAGGGTTGTTTAGTCCAGGCCAGTTTGGCTAGTTACCTTGTGCCTCCTTCAGTGCCCCTCTGTGTGCTTAAGAAAGACAATAGTCTTCAGTGTCGTCTCTAAAatgttgtgggggggggtgttgcTGTGGGCTGTTAAGCAGCTGCTATGTTCCacaccagagctggctgcatttcaacaGCAGGCTAAGCAATGGGTAATGTCTGCTGTAACAGCAGCAGTGAGTGCTGTAGATAAGGGTGCCACTCTCACCACCTGCCTGCAGCCTGGTGCAGTAACTCTCTGGAGCTCACTCTGGGCAGCTGGAATAGCCTAGGTTTGGCCTCTGCCTAGTGGTGAACTGTGGGAAAGTGGCTCAGCTGCTTTCAGGCGTGCAGAGTGGGGTATAAATACGAGGTTCTTCCTGTAAACAGCCTTTCTGTGACCAGCACGAATGGCTAGGAGCTGGCAGGTGAAATGTGGCAGTGAAATATTCCCCATTGGCCGTATCTGCACTCGCATTGTGCTTAATACCTGGGCGAGGGTTAAAATGCTATCATCCAGGCTCCCCCAGCGCTGCTATTGCTGGTGACGCAGCAGGGGTGGGAGTGGAGCAGCGGAAATGATTCTAGCGTGGCCGAGAGCACTCAGGCTGGGAATGGGCTTGGCGTGGAGCCAGTCGTGATTGTGTCCTGCTCCCCTTTCATCAGCTGTGTGGCCCTGACACCCCAAATACTATGCTCAAGTGCGTGAATGCAGCTGGGAGGCAGCCACGTGCACAGGGGAGCCTGTGCCGCACATGAGACTGGTGGACACCAGCCTGCACTGAGCGTGTGCCAGAGATCACTTTCCCCTCTGAACTATTAAAAAGTGCTAAGGCAGGAGTGCCTGGGTGTGCTAAGTTGAGCAGGACCTCCCGGGGCCCAGCTACCTGCTGCTTGGCTGTggcatgggagctgctgggcttTCTCATGGGAGCTGTGCTCTTAGTTACTCTGCAGCCAGGCCAGTCAAGCTCCTTCGGCTGCAAGGAGAGGGACTGCTCTGGCTGATCCCCCACGTGGCacagggtgctctggggctgcctAGCTACACCTGGCCAGCCTAGGGCATTGACCAGCAGCTCTTACCCTCCCTGGCCTGGGCCCCCGTGTCATCGAGGAATGCTGCCATTCTGATTAGGTGAGATTTGCCAcatgagaacggccatactgggtcaggtcagaccagtggtcaggCTAGCGCAGTGTCCTGTCTTCGACAGCAGCcgggccaggtgcttcagagggaatgaacagaaccaggcAATTATCAAAGGATCCACCCGCAGTTGGCCAGCCCCCAGCTTCAAGCCAACAGAGCATgcggttgcatccctgcccatcctggctaatagccatcgatggacctatcctgcatgaacttatctagctctttttggaaccctgttatggtcttatCCTTCACAACAGCCCCCggaaaagagttccacaagttagcTTTGCGCTGCGTGAAGGAatatttccttctgtttgttttaaacctgctgcctgttcatttcaccTGGTGACCCCGGTTTGTATGTTAAATGAAGGGGGAAATAACTCTTCCCTCTTCACTGTCTCCGcaccagtcctgattttatagccctGTAGCATATCCCCCTCACCCAAACCCAGTCATCGGTTTGCCAAGCCTCACCCGGAATGTTCCAggcccctcatcatttttgttgttcttctctgtatCTCTTCCTATTCTACTGCAGCTTTTCTGAGGTGGggggaccacatctgcacgcagcattcaaggtgtggacgTACCAGGGATTTATGTatcattttctgtctcattagctctccctttcctaatgactctCCACATTCTGGTCACTTTTTTGgctccgctgcacattgagtggatgttttcagcgaactgtccacaatgactccaagatctctttcttgaggggACCAGCTaagttagaccccatcattgtgtaTGTATATACACTAGGTGCACGGATGCCACAGGGGTCAGTGATGCTGCAGGGTgccaggcaggctgccccagggccatGACTCCCAGACAGGGTCTCTGGGTTTTCATTCTGAATAGGAAGGTGTGTGGCCACAATCTCACACTCCTCCGCATAACCCCTTCTGGGCCAGGCTCTGGCAATCGTTCCGCAAGGCACTGCCCATGCTCTCACCAGGCTGCAGGAGGGAGACGGGCTGGAGCTGTCTCTGGTTAGCTGGCGCTGCGGCCCCAAGGTGCcagtggggaaagggtggagacCCAGGCTGACTCCCTTTCCCTGCCAGGCTGTGGTGTGCAGGAAATCCAGCCCATCATCAGCAGCTACGCCCGCATTGTGAATGGTGAGGAGGCGGTTCCGGGCTCCTGGCCCTGGCAGGTCTCCCTGCAGGTAAGGAGGGTGGGGAAGTCTCTCTGTTGGTGCCGGGTGCCCTGGCTATTCCCTTCACGCCCCCCTCAGGGGTGACCTGAACTCTTTCCTCGCTTGGCTCTGCCCCCATGGCTCTGTCCCATCttcaagccctgcccccatcagggccagctccaggcacgtgcctggggcggcacatgctaagggtGGCATTTCCTCCAGTCTTGGGGTGGCACAGTCAccaagcagctttttttttttttttttgcttggggcagcaaaaatggtagagccagccctggcccccattTCACAAGCCCATCTTCCCCATTTCAGCTCCCAGCGGCCATGCTCCTGCAGCCCAGATACTGGGGATGAGCTCGTGGGAAGAGTGGCTCCTGGGCTGTCCTACCTCCACCCATGGCACACTCTGGGGGAGTTATGAGCCTGTGGCTGCCCATGACAAGCAGCGGCCCGTGTAGCTCTGGCAGTAGTGGCTCCTGCTCATAGAAGCAGAAGTGCCAGATTCAGTCCCCGCTGCCAGTGACCTTCTGGGAAGGCTGCAGAGAGCTTGTGGCTGAGGCCAAGGGACGGCCCCTCCTAGCTGCCCAGGGCCATGCCTGAGCTGGACACTGCAATTGTTTTCAGTGTGGCTCGACCTTGCTGGCAATATCCGGGGGcatgggccctggagcaggggggcATTTCTAGGGTCTTACAGTCTCCTCCTGGTTGGCAATTGCAGCAGTCGGCGACAAACAGCTGGCACTTCTGTGGCGGCTCCCTGGTCAGCCAGCGCTGGGTGGTGACAGCTGCACACTGTGGAGTGACGTGAGTGGGGACCCCCCCCCGAGGATGGGCGGGAGGGGGGCTTAGCAGCCTGTCTGGTGCCTCCTGAAGGGTCGATGGGTCCAATGGGGCAGCTGGGTGCTGCTAGCCCagagccaggctccagccccagccatggagatgTCATCTCCCCTTGCCCTTAGAGATCACACCTAGCACCCGGACGATTGTTCCAGCCCTCACCCCGTAATGCTGGGCTGCCCCCAGCATGCCAGGCTGCATGGGCTAACCCAGCAAACAGACCAAGGGGAAAACTGTGCCTGGTCCAGACAGGTAGCTGCCTGCATGGAAGGCCCCAGCTGTGTGCAGGGGAAGGCTCCTTCTGCACGGGTGAACAGCCCCGGGTGCACCTGGGCACTAGCCCCAGTCAGGCAGGAACCCCCACTGCATGGCCAAGTGCACCAGCTACAGCTCATGGGCCCAATGGCATGTCAGGGAGTGCCAACAGGatcagcagggaaggggctagcTTGGCACCACTGGCTGCTACTCCccatcccacagtgccccacacatcGTCCTTCGCTGGGGGTGAGCCCAGCTCTCCCTGGACACTAACTGCCCTCTCTTCCGGCCGCAGAAAATCCAACGTGGTGGTGCTCGGGGAACACGACCGCAGCTCCTCCCAAGAGAAAGTGCAGAAACTGGCCATCCAGCAGGTGGGTGAGTGCTTGCTCGGTGCCGACCCACTGCAGGTGGGGGAGCCTGGCACAGATGCTGAGCCTCTGGGTACGACCCCACGGTGGGTGCCATGACCCCCCAGGGTTGCTGTCGGCTCGCTGCCCCTGTGCAGCCCTGGTCTGCAGAGTGAGCTCTCCGGGGGTGAGATGGGGACCAGCTGGGAACTCCCGTGTGAGCGTATCTGCTCCAGGCCTGGGGGCATTGTGCCAGCACCACAGCCAGCTGGGGGAGTCCagctggggcagctgcccctgcaGGGGTGCAATGGGGTGTCCCCTCCAAAGCCACACAATTGTGCCAGCCACTGCAGTGTCAGGCTATGGCCCTGTCTCCCCTGCTGAGCACAGCCTGGCCCCCCAAGAGATCTgactgctgctctgctccagccatgTGGAGAGTGCCGCTGAGTCCGCACACAGCCTGTGCCCCATGGGCCCCGGTGCCCTCCTGAGagactgcagctcccagcagccctcTCTGGGTACAGCAGGCCCTGGGAGCGGTGGGAGGTTGCCTGCCACATGCTGCCTGCTGGCTCTAAGGAGTGGGCTCAGCGGCTGCCCCAGGCCTGGTGATGCCAGCTGGTCTCAGTGCCCGCTGAATGTACCCTGGCCAGGTGCCATGGCAACAGGGCCCATGTGAGTACCCCCACCGTGCGGGAGGGGTAGCTGCAGGGACCTGTCCTCATGGGCCCATGTCTGTGCTGCAGGTTTTCACCCACCCGCAGTATGACTCCAGCACTGTCAATAATGACATCGCGCTCATCAAGCTGGCCACGGCGGCGGTGCTGGGCAGCACTGTGGCCCCGGTGTGCTTGGCAGCTGCCGGGGAGCAGTACCAGAGCAGACAGCGCTGCGTCACCAGCGGCTGGGGCAAGACCCGCTACAACGGTACGTCCACCTGGCGCCGCGGGGAATGGAGCCCGCATGGCCTTAGGGTTTGGCTGtgacagcccctggagctgggtcactcACATGCATGGCGGGgtagggcccagggctggaaaTCACGAGATCAAGGCCGGTTAGTTACCCACCTTATGCCTCAGTTGCCCCACCTGTGGGCAGGGACAGTAATGCTAACGTACCCAGCTGGGTGGCTGTGCACACTGGTGATTGCAACGCacattcagagtggggaatgagaGATGCCCCGCCTCGGCAGTACTGAGCTGTCGGCCCCCTGGGGTTCACACCCTCATTGGTATTGGGGCATGTTGGTGTCCCCGCTCCCCCGTGCGCAGAGCACTCCCTGGGGGGAGGTGTGAGAAACCATTTGGCTCTGTTCCTATCACCAGCCTGGCCTGGCCCGAGCCCCTTCTACGCAGGTGGTGAAACCCAGGACTGTGGCCCTTCTCTAGTGATGTGTCTGGTCTAGCCCCAATGTGCCAGGTGCCCACCAAGAGCCACGCATGGGCGCGGGGTCGGACCTTGAGGCAGTCGTGCATTGGGGCATtgccagagcagggctggagctggccGTGGATGGAGCTAACTCCTTGCATTTAAAGCACTGACTGGCCAGCTAGCAGGCCAGCCCGTGAGCCCACCGCAGCCAGGCTGCTGTGGGATGCTGCTTGGGCAGGCCTGGCCAGCTCACCATGTGTGGGTGGGGAATGTGAGCCACAGTAAGTGGG
Above is a genomic segment from Gopherus flavomarginatus isolate rGopFla2 chromosome 14, rGopFla2.mat.asm, whole genome shotgun sequence containing:
- the LOC127034040 gene encoding chymotrypsinogen A-like: MAALWLLSCLALLGAAHGCGVQEIQPIISSYARIVNGEEAVPGSWPWQVSLQSATNSWHFCGGSLVSQRWVVTAAHCGVTKSNVVVLGEHDRSSSQEKVQKLAIQQVFTHPQYDSSTVNNDIALIKLATAAVLGSTVAPVCLAAAGEQYQSRQRCVTSGWGKTRYNALSTPSKLQQTVLPLLTNQECKNYWDGNILDSMICAGAAGSSSCMGDSGGPLVCKENGVWNLVGIVSWGSSNCATTSPGVYARVSLLRPWINSIMANN